TCCATGTCGAGGAGCAGGCCGACTCCATCTTGCCGGGGGCTCGGGTCGTGCTCGTCTCGAAGGTCGGGCCGGTTCCCATGCGATGGGTCGCCGAGCACACCGAGTACGAACCTCCCCACCGCTTCGCGGATCGGCAGGTCTCCGGCCCGTTTGCCCGCTGGTATCACGTCCACCGCTTCCTCGACGACGGCCAGGGGGGCACAATCCTCCGCGATGAGGTCGAGTACGAGCCCCCGATGGGCATGCTCGGCCGCCTCTTCGGAGACGGCATCATTCGCCACAAGCTCCAGAAAATGTTCGACTACCGGCACGAGGTCACCCGACAGCTCGTGGAGTCCGGCCAGTTCGGCCCGACCTCGAATCCCTCCTGACAATCGCCGGATTGCTGCACGACGGTCCACGACTTGATTCGATTCGATCTGCCCTGAGGGGCAGGTCCGCTGTTCCGGGTGCGCGCAGTGGACGCACACGTGATCTCACCGATCGGATGTTCGATGGATTCAAAAAATCCAGGCGCTTCACAAGGAATTCTGCCGATTCACGAATATCGCCTTACGACCGATGGTCCGGAAGTTCATTGGTCCCATCTTCGAAGGGCAGACCGATGCCCCACCTCGACGGCCCTGCTCCAGGGCAACACGTGTCGATCCGAATGCCACGAGTGTCGACCGGGACGATCGTCGGTCTTCGACTGGCAAGGTGGGCTTCGATGTTTTCCGGCGGTGGTGTACAATGAATCAAATCTAGGCAGAACGGTCGGCGACGCGGCGGTGGGGCGTCTCGGATCGGGTCGTGCGTGACGCCGTCGATGACCGGCGAGTCCAGAGCGGATCGCAATCTATGCCTGCGAGGACGCGATGCCCCCGGTGTGAGACGGTTCTGAATGTTCCCGTCGGCGCCGAGGGGCGAAAACTCAAGTGTCCACGATGCACGACGACCTTCCGGGTCGGCGATGCCGGGTCCACGGCCCGGCCGTCGCAGCCGAGCATGGACACGGCCAGCCCGGCCTCGTCGCAATGGACAGACGATCTGCCCCTCGAGCGCCCTCCCTTGGCCGCCGATGAGCCGGATCTGCCCGTCATCGCGGGCGACCTGCGCGACCAGTTCAAC
The genomic region above belongs to Tautonia rosea and contains:
- a CDS encoding SRPBCC family protein; the encoded protein is MTFVKESRIAAPPTTVFAFHESPGALQHLIPPWESVHVEEQADSILPGARVVLVSKVGPVPMRWVAEHTEYEPPHRFADRQVSGPFARWYHVHRFLDDGQGGTILRDEVEYEPPMGMLGRLFGDGIIRHKLQKMFDYRHEVTRQLVESGQFGPTSNPS